AATCGCGCCGCCGACCCGTGCATCCACCTGGTACACCCGGTTGGTGAAGCACTTCGGCCCCCACCACTTCGCCAGCTGTTCCCGATCGATCCACGCCGCAAACACCATCGCCGGCGGAGCCGCCACTCTTCGCGTTAGACAGACCTCAAGCAGCCCCGCTTCCATCACTCCTCCTTCAACGGCCATCTCTCACCTCGCGCAAAAGATCATCGAGCTTCTCGAAGCTGCTGTTCCAGCCCTTCATATGCCCATCGCGATCTTCTTCAGTTACGAAGAAAGTCTGGTGGAAGTTCATCGTCGTCTTCCCCTTATTTTCCTCAAACGTGATCGTAATCACAGTCTCGTGCTCCGGAAGTCCACTGCCCTCGTCCCACTGAAAGGTAAAGACCAGCCGTACCGGCTCAACCACCTCCAGATACTCACCGCCCTGCCATAGGTCGAGCCTGCGTTTCTCCCCGTCTCCCGTGTCGAAGCCGTCGCTATGCAAGCAGTTACGCCATCTCCCGCCCGGCCGCGCCACCGCCGTCAGGTTACGAGCCA
The nucleotide sequence above comes from Tunturibacter empetritectus. Encoded proteins:
- a CDS encoding SRPBCC domain-containing protein; this translates as MSTATVSPTVRTRQELEITRVFDAPRELVWKAWTNPDEMRQWFGPRDFVARNLTAVARPGGRWRNCLHSDGFDTGDGEKRRLDLWQGGEYLEVVEPVRLVFTFQWDEGSGLPEHETVITITFEENKGKTTMNFHQTFFVTEEDRDGHMKGWNSSFEKLDDLLREVRDGR